From Desulfatitalea tepidiphila, one genomic window encodes:
- a CDS encoding nucleotide-binding protein, with amino-acid sequence MFVILVIAHKKDISLLKVFNIRETKGTRMKIAVSGKGGVGKTTFSALLIRMLSDAGKKVLAIDADPDANLAAAIGIENSDRITPIAEMKDMIFERTGAKAGTIGGFFKLNPKVDDLPDTLSVKKDNIKLMRLGSVKKGGGGCLCPESTLLKSLVMHIVLLRDEVVVMDMEAGIEHLGRATASAVDKLIVVVEPGRRSIDTAAHIRRLAEEIHLTRIAVVGNKIRSPQDEAFIREHLADFDILGFLPYGNELIEADLKGQSPYDVASEAKRRIQEMVEKL; translated from the coding sequence ATGTTTGTTATATTGGTGATTGCGCATAAAAAAGACATCAGCCTTCTGAAGGTTTTCAATATACGGGAGACGAAAGGAACGAGAATGAAGATTGCAGTCAGTGGAAAAGGCGGCGTGGGCAAAACCACGTTCTCAGCCTTGTTGATCCGGATGCTCAGCGACGCGGGTAAAAAAGTTCTGGCCATCGATGCCGACCCGGATGCCAATCTGGCGGCCGCCATCGGCATCGAAAATTCCGATCGCATCACGCCCATCGCGGAAATGAAAGATATGATTTTCGAACGCACGGGCGCCAAGGCAGGCACCATCGGCGGTTTTTTCAAGCTGAATCCCAAGGTGGACGACCTGCCCGACACCCTCTCGGTGAAAAAAGACAATATCAAACTGATGCGCCTGGGCAGCGTCAAAAAGGGCGGCGGTGGCTGCCTCTGCCCGGAAAGCACCCTGCTCAAAAGCCTGGTCATGCATATCGTGCTGCTTCGGGACGAGGTGGTGGTCATGGATATGGAAGCGGGCATCGAACATCTGGGCCGGGCCACGGCCAGTGCAGTGGACAAACTGATCGTGGTGGTCGAGCCGGGCCGCCGCAGCATCGACACGGCCGCCCACATCAGGCGCCTGGCCGAGGAGATTCATCTGACCCGCATCGCCGTGGTGGGCAACAAAATCCGTTCTCCCCAGGACGAGGCCTTTATCCGCGAACACCTGGCCGATTTCGACATCCTGGGATTCCTGCCCTACGGCAACGAATTGATCGAAGCCGACCTGAAAGGCCAATCCCCCTATGACGTGGCCTCAGAGGCCAAACGGCGTATCCAGGAGATGGTGGAAAAATTATAG
- a CDS encoding DEAD/DEAH box helicase: MGSSHRRIPAHAQRHPHRTPRHRKEAVPLRPGIDPRLKKIFGRIGIPEPTPFVPDPFQLESLDAVREADCLVTAPTGAGKTWIAEQAIERIFKKSGRAWYASPLKALTNSKMIEFGARFGVTNVGILTGDRKENPDAPIIVGTTEILRNQLYDAMHRGQTLDTDFVVLDEAHYLGDEDRGVVWEETIIYLPQRIPLLLLSATVGNADQIARWMTAIRRRPCRVVEETHRPVPLYPIMQHPSGMLMPLFVSSGTSKKPHLYKKVVDLLNDRRAPSLAPPGQLPPFGAMLAILRKYHLLPAIFFLKSRADCDRALQLCLENRVRNPEQAALLSERLTQLSERFPHIREHRQRWMVEHLAVGSHHSGQLPAWKQTLEMLMSEGLLDAIFATSTVAAGVDFPARTVAFLNSDRFNGREFVPLDATELQQMTGRAGRRGKDHIGFVMVVPGKFMDIRQVARLLRAPAADVHSQIRINFSMALNLLLSHTPEEVEALLHHSLAAFQHHGAAMGGEQAAHTHLWNDFQRHLRFLQVTGFVDDQDRLTEDGLWAAQLRIDQPLLVAEGLRQDLFPREDPAMLAAIMAGMVNDKETDEHLDRKSVPNPLIKTVKRVVRGLQGFAKHMLANDFDVRPIFYRPTAAIWRWASGLPWEQTVQAAQMAEGDLAMLALRTADNLRHIVGLRHVFPQMAETAQDAIERILRDPVMPEYTTEPPVPVPEIESTGA, from the coding sequence ATGGGCAGCAGCCATCGCCGGATCCCGGCCCATGCGCAAAGACATCCCCACCGAACCCCACGCCATAGAAAGGAGGCGGTGCCCCTGCGTCCGGGGATCGACCCCCGGCTGAAAAAAATCTTCGGACGTATCGGCATTCCCGAGCCCACACCCTTTGTCCCCGACCCGTTTCAGCTCGAGTCGCTGGACGCCGTCCGAGAGGCCGACTGCCTGGTGACCGCCCCCACCGGCGCCGGCAAGACCTGGATTGCCGAGCAAGCCATCGAACGAATCTTCAAGAAGAGCGGTCGTGCCTGGTACGCATCGCCTCTCAAGGCGTTGACCAACTCCAAGATGATCGAGTTTGGCGCCCGTTTCGGGGTGACCAACGTTGGTATCCTCACCGGCGACCGCAAGGAAAATCCGGATGCACCGATCATCGTGGGCACAACCGAAATTCTGCGTAATCAACTCTACGATGCCATGCACCGCGGCCAGACGCTGGACACCGATTTCGTGGTGCTGGACGAAGCCCACTATCTTGGCGACGAGGATCGGGGCGTGGTCTGGGAAGAGACCATCATCTATCTGCCTCAGCGCATCCCGCTGTTGCTGCTCTCGGCAACGGTTGGCAATGCCGACCAGATCGCCCGGTGGATGACGGCCATCCGCCGGCGCCCTTGCCGGGTGGTGGAGGAGACCCATCGGCCCGTGCCTCTCTACCCCATCATGCAGCACCCCAGCGGCATGCTGATGCCCCTTTTCGTCTCCAGCGGAACCAGTAAAAAGCCCCACCTTTATAAAAAAGTGGTCGACCTGCTCAACGACCGCCGAGCCCCCTCCCTGGCGCCTCCCGGTCAACTGCCGCCCTTCGGCGCCATGCTGGCCATCCTGCGCAAGTATCACCTGCTGCCGGCGATCTTTTTTCTCAAATCGCGCGCCGATTGCGACCGCGCCCTGCAGCTCTGCCTGGAGAACCGGGTCCGAAACCCGGAGCAGGCCGCGCTGCTCAGCGAGCGCCTGACCCAACTGAGCGAAAGGTTCCCGCACATTCGCGAGCATCGCCAGCGCTGGATGGTCGAACACCTCGCCGTGGGCTCCCACCACAGCGGCCAGTTGCCGGCCTGGAAGCAAACGCTGGAAATGTTAATGAGCGAAGGGCTGCTCGATGCCATCTTCGCCACCTCCACCGTGGCCGCCGGTGTGGATTTCCCGGCCCGCACCGTGGCGTTTTTAAACTCCGACCGCTTCAACGGCCGAGAATTCGTACCCCTGGATGCCACCGAACTGCAACAGATGACCGGCCGTGCCGGTCGCCGTGGCAAGGATCACATCGGCTTCGTCATGGTGGTGCCCGGCAAGTTCATGGACATCCGACAGGTGGCCCGGCTGCTCCGGGCACCGGCGGCGGACGTGCACAGCCAGATCCGCATCAATTTCTCCATGGCCCTCAATCTGCTCCTCTCCCACACACCTGAAGAGGTCGAGGCCCTGCTCCACCACTCCCTGGCCGCCTTTCAACACCATGGCGCGGCCATGGGCGGCGAACAGGCGGCGCATACCCATTTGTGGAACGATTTTCAGCGCCACTTGCGCTTTTTACAGGTCACTGGATTCGTCGACGATCAGGACCGTCTGACCGAGGACGGACTGTGGGCCGCCCAGCTGCGCATCGACCAGCCGCTGCTCGTGGCCGAAGGGTTGCGGCAGGACCTGTTTCCCCGGGAGGACCCGGCCATGCTGGCCGCCATCATGGCCGGTATGGTCAACGACAAGGAGACCGACGAACATCTCGATCGCAAGAGCGTCCCCAACCCGCTGATCAAGACCGTCAAGCGGGTGGTGCGCGGGCTGCAGGGTTTTGCCAAACACATGCTGGCCAACGATTTCGATGTCCGTCCCATTTTTTATCGTCCGACCGCCGCCATCTGGCGCTGGGCCTCGGGCCTGCCGTGGGAGCAGACCGTGCAGGCCGCCCAGATGGCCGAAGGCGACCTGGCCATGCTGGCCCTGCGCACCGCCGACAACCTGCGCCATATCGTGGGCCTGCGCCATGTCTTTCCCCAGATGGCCGAAACCGCCCAGGACGCCATCGAACGCATCTTGCGAGATCCGGTGATGCCCGAATACACCACAGAACCGCCTGTGCCGGTTCCCGAAATCGAATCGACCGGCGCATGA
- a CDS encoding diacylglycerol kinase — protein MEKRSATGMTRLIHATRYSLQGLAQAWRSETAFRQEAIVVALSIPAAFWLGHTASQRALLIFSALLILIVELLNSAVEATVDRIGAERHPLSGQAKNMGSASVLIALIAAVAVWGLAAWERWTQF, from the coding sequence ATGGAAAAACGCAGCGCAACCGGAATGACCCGCCTGATCCATGCCACCCGCTATTCTTTGCAGGGGTTGGCTCAGGCATGGCGCAGTGAAACAGCCTTCCGACAAGAAGCGATCGTGGTCGCCCTGTCCATTCCAGCGGCCTTCTGGCTGGGCCATACGGCCAGCCAGCGAGCCCTGCTGATCTTTTCGGCCCTGCTGATCCTGATCGTGGAGCTGCTCAACTCGGCCGTCGAAGCCACGGTGGATCGCATCGGTGCCGAACGCCACCCGCTTTCCGGCCAGGCGAAGAATATGGGCTCCGCGTCGGTGCTGATTGCGTTGATTGCGGCGGTGGCCGTCTGGGGGCTGGCGGCCTGGGAGAGATGGACCCAGTTTTGA
- the bamA gene encoding outer membrane protein assembly factor BamA translates to MRDRRRRRSRRLSLVGAAIFILSWSLLAVGTQADGAAVAEWGGPPVTIADVLIRVDAPLSDDFDWRGWAIALMRLTPGDLLTPEQLQQSCEALAPLARVSAHVDPGPGGAVVTVTLQPYPRIESISISGAYPLFEKDVRTAMTLASGDVFQPEEMPSQEALVVQRYTNEGYIDPRVCIRWEQAGDEGHYRLDVAIEKGPHYVLGDVRPHGNRVFEDTDIISRLKTWRIGTFGLGFGRFVARDLEADIDSLIAFYRRQGYADAAISPKLTYKPRDQRVDCDLTIVEGPRYRVRFEGNRFYSDFRLRRDLVLTEKGNLGNMGIRRSIQNIRRRYLAAGFADARLSWETDDRSEAGLAVREVVIQVDEGRRHIVDQVILRGNRRLSSDLLYEHILTRPPGTLSAGPYIAQVLSEDLVAIRALYRNRGFLEAQVTEEVQIDKTRVGETTGKETTGEETTAAVRVIVHIDEGPQTRVANVSIDGDAPLSSETLRGAAGLKSGDVYVPEQVNNDENELAARISEAGYPHVKVTGIPRLSEDRTRVDIRYRVEAGPFVRLGRLFFFGNFRTRVAFLARESGLATGNPFDLRQVLEAQRRLRDLNIFDSVQVQPVGLKEKDETVHLLVTTSERRPYYFEMGGGFQTDKGIFGRAKVGDHNFLGSGKDLALSAEASEVGSRYEASLTEPRLLGTRISAGAGVYVERSEPFNQSFGVDTTGATLNLSRDWGPHLKTVLANQFERREQYRRDDVAPDETEDPRDYDPRRIFVTTPTVQWDSRDSFIRPRHGLLASLAVDFSVGIDDSLDDFVKYRLDARGFYPLLARVTLAGRVYAGYLEPYGGDQPPEDQLFFLGGAATVRGYKENMLRYDADGNPVGGQLALTAGLEARIDIGRNFELIPFLDTGSIQQTLVSAGSDQFRWSYGLGLQYITPIGPVGIFYGRKIDARPGESSGRFHLSIGYTF, encoded by the coding sequence ATGCGTGATCGCCGCCGACGCAGAAGCCGCCGTCTTTCCCTGGTGGGGGCCGCCATTTTCATCCTATCATGGAGCCTGCTGGCCGTCGGGACCCAGGCGGACGGTGCAGCCGTCGCGGAGTGGGGCGGTCCGCCGGTGACCATCGCCGATGTCCTGATCCGGGTGGATGCGCCTCTGTCCGACGACTTCGATTGGCGCGGATGGGCCATTGCCCTGATGCGCTTGACGCCCGGGGATCTTCTCACGCCGGAGCAGTTGCAGCAGTCCTGCGAGGCCCTGGCCCCCCTCGCACGGGTCTCGGCCCATGTCGATCCAGGACCGGGCGGGGCGGTTGTCACGGTCACGCTTCAACCCTATCCGCGGATCGAATCCATTTCCATTAGCGGTGCCTATCCCCTGTTCGAAAAAGACGTGCGCACGGCCATGACCTTGGCGTCCGGAGATGTTTTCCAACCGGAAGAGATGCCGTCCCAGGAGGCATTGGTGGTCCAGCGTTACACCAACGAAGGCTATATCGACCCGCGGGTGTGCATCCGGTGGGAACAGGCCGGGGATGAAGGCCACTATCGTCTTGACGTGGCCATCGAAAAGGGCCCGCACTACGTGCTCGGCGATGTCCGGCCCCACGGCAATCGGGTGTTCGAGGACACCGACATCATCAGCCGTCTGAAAACCTGGCGCATCGGCACATTCGGGCTGGGCTTCGGCCGTTTCGTGGCACGTGATCTCGAAGCGGACATCGACAGCCTCATCGCCTTCTACCGGAGGCAGGGATATGCCGACGCGGCCATCTCACCCAAACTGACTTACAAGCCCCGGGATCAACGGGTGGATTGCGACCTGACCATCGTCGAAGGACCCCGGTACCGGGTCCGTTTCGAAGGAAATCGCTTCTACAGCGATTTCAGGCTGCGCCGCGACCTGGTGTTGACCGAAAAGGGCAACCTGGGGAACATGGGCATCCGGCGCAGTATCCAGAACATCCGCAGGCGCTATCTGGCGGCCGGATTCGCGGATGCCCGGTTGAGCTGGGAGACGGATGATCGGTCGGAGGCGGGCCTCGCGGTGCGCGAGGTGGTGATCCAGGTCGACGAGGGCCGCCGTCACATCGTCGACCAGGTGATCCTCCGGGGGAATCGTCGCTTGAGCAGCGATCTTCTCTACGAGCACATCTTGACCCGTCCGCCGGGGACATTGAGCGCAGGCCCCTATATCGCCCAGGTCCTCAGCGAGGACCTCGTGGCCATCCGGGCGCTTTACCGGAACAGGGGGTTTCTTGAAGCGCAGGTCACCGAGGAGGTGCAGATCGATAAAACGAGGGTTGGGGAAACGACGGGCAAGGAAACAACGGGTGAGGAGACGACGGCTGCGGTGCGGGTGATCGTCCATATCGACGAAGGCCCCCAAACGCGGGTGGCCAATGTGTCCATCGACGGTGATGCCCCGCTCTCCAGTGAAACGCTTCGAGGGGCCGCCGGTTTGAAGAGCGGCGATGTGTATGTGCCCGAGCAGGTCAACAACGATGAAAACGAACTGGCGGCCCGGATATCCGAGGCCGGCTATCCCCACGTGAAGGTCACGGGCATCCCGCGCCTGTCCGAGGATCGCACCCGCGTGGACATTCGTTACAGGGTCGAAGCAGGGCCGTTCGTGCGTTTGGGACGCCTTTTCTTCTTCGGCAACTTCCGCACCCGGGTCGCCTTCCTCGCCCGGGAATCGGGCCTTGCGACGGGAAACCCGTTCGATCTTCGGCAGGTCCTGGAAGCCCAGCGCCGCCTGCGCGACTTGAACATCTTCGATTCGGTCCAGGTGCAGCCCGTGGGGCTCAAAGAGAAGGACGAGACCGTCCATCTGCTGGTCACCACTTCCGAGCGAAGGCCCTACTACTTTGAAATGGGCGGCGGTTTTCAAACCGACAAGGGGATTTTCGGGCGTGCCAAGGTGGGGGATCACAACTTTCTGGGGAGCGGCAAGGACCTGGCACTGAGCGCCGAGGCCAGCGAGGTGGGCAGCCGCTACGAGGCGAGTCTCACCGAGCCCCGCCTCTTGGGTACCCGGATCAGCGCCGGGGCAGGGGTCTATGTCGAGCGCAGCGAACCGTTCAACCAATCTTTCGGGGTCGATACCACCGGCGCCACTTTGAACCTGTCCCGGGACTGGGGTCCCCATCTAAAAACCGTGTTGGCCAATCAGTTCGAGCGGCGGGAGCAGTACCGCCGCGATGATGTGGCGCCGGACGAAACCGAGGATCCGCGAGACTATGATCCGCGGCGGATCTTCGTCACCACACCCACGGTGCAGTGGGACAGCCGGGACTCGTTCATCCGTCCCCGGCATGGCCTGCTGGCCAGCCTGGCCGTGGATTTTTCGGTGGGCATCGACGATTCCCTCGACGATTTCGTCAAGTATCGCCTGGATGCCCGCGGCTTTTACCCCTTGCTTGCCAGGGTGACCCTGGCCGGCCGGGTCTATGCCGGCTATCTGGAACCTTATGGCGGCGACCAGCCCCCGGAAGACCAGCTCTTCTTTTTGGGCGGCGCCGCCACGGTACGGGGCTACAAGGAGAACATGCTGCGTTACGATGCGGACGGCAATCCGGTGGGCGGACAACTGGCCCTGACCGCCGGTCTGGAAGCGCGCATCGATATCGGCCGCAATTTCGAATTGATCCCCTTCCTGGACACGGGCAGCATCCAGCAGACGCTGGTGTCGGCGGGCAGCGACCAGTTCCGATGGTCCTACGGCCTGGGCTTGCAGTACATCACCCCCATCGGCCCGGTGGGGATTTTCTACGGCCGGAAAATCGACGCCCGCCCCGGCGAAAGCAGCGGCCGGTTCCATCTCTCCATCGGATACACCTTCTGA
- a CDS encoding leucyl aminopeptidase codes for MLKFKTTALDRFKSDNMAIAVCEDGEIHAEPAVRELIANATALQEFTPERDRQVVLHNAMQGRVARCLLIGLGPKAKLTVETFRNFAGRAVKEAISARQNGIDLVVPLDPSLGLETAAVVSALMEGALLANHKDTRYKEKPKNNLLKQVGLCLPAGTAKRCRPLIARTEAICDGVRQAREWVNTPPNEKVPEQLAQAYAQMAAAAGLKVNLLHEPQLKRQKFNALLAVGAGSSHPPCLVEMIHAPAKPKKSIVLVGKGVTFDTGGLNLKPSTGLDTMKADMAGSAAVAGAMAAVARLKPDLRIIGITPIVENMPSGSATRPGDIVTSYAGKTVEIGNTDAEGRLILIDAMAYAVKKYKPDVLIDLATLTGACVVALGDKIAGVFSRDDALAHAIVAAGERTAERCWRMPMPEDYRELLKSELADINNNASSRYGGAIAAAIFLSEFIGDQRWAHIDIAGPAFLKKGPDYGAPGATGFGVRLLCDLIDHL; via the coding sequence ATGCTCAAATTCAAAACCACTGCCCTGGATCGATTCAAAAGCGACAACATGGCCATTGCGGTCTGCGAAGACGGTGAGATTCACGCCGAGCCGGCGGTCCGTGAGCTGATCGCCAATGCCACTGCCCTGCAGGAGTTCACTCCGGAACGGGACCGCCAGGTCGTATTGCACAACGCGATGCAAGGCCGGGTGGCCCGTTGCCTTTTGATCGGCCTGGGGCCCAAGGCCAAGCTGACGGTCGAGACGTTTCGCAACTTTGCCGGCCGGGCCGTCAAAGAGGCCATTTCCGCCAGGCAGAACGGCATCGACCTGGTCGTTCCCCTGGACCCGTCGCTGGGCCTGGAAACGGCCGCGGTGGTCTCCGCATTGATGGAAGGGGCCTTGCTGGCCAACCACAAAGACACGCGGTATAAGGAAAAACCCAAGAACAACCTGCTCAAGCAGGTCGGCCTGTGTCTTCCGGCCGGGACCGCCAAACGCTGCCGCCCCCTGATCGCCCGCACCGAAGCCATCTGCGATGGGGTGCGCCAGGCCCGCGAATGGGTCAACACCCCGCCCAACGAAAAGGTTCCCGAACAGCTGGCCCAGGCCTATGCCCAAATGGCCGCGGCGGCCGGCCTGAAGGTCAACCTGCTGCACGAACCCCAGCTCAAACGCCAGAAATTCAACGCTCTGCTGGCCGTTGGGGCCGGCAGCAGCCATCCGCCCTGCCTGGTGGAGATGATCCATGCGCCCGCCAAACCCAAAAAGAGCATCGTCCTGGTGGGCAAGGGGGTCACTTTCGATACCGGCGGCCTCAACCTCAAGCCCTCCACCGGGCTGGACACCATGAAGGCCGACATGGCCGGCTCGGCTGCCGTGGCCGGTGCCATGGCCGCCGTGGCCCGACTCAAACCCGATCTGCGCATCATCGGCATCACCCCCATTGTGGAGAACATGCCCTCGGGCAGCGCCACCCGGCCAGGCGACATCGTCACCAGCTACGCCGGCAAGACCGTCGAAATCGGCAACACCGACGCCGAAGGCCGCCTGATCCTCATCGACGCCATGGCCTATGCCGTCAAGAAATACAAGCCCGACGTGCTCATCGACCTGGCCACCCTCACCGGCGCCTGCGTGGTGGCCTTGGGTGACAAGATCGCCGGGGTCTTTTCCCGGGACGACGCCCTGGCCCATGCCATCGTGGCCGCCGGCGAGCGCACCGCCGAACGCTGCTGGCGCATGCCCATGCCGGAAGATTACCGCGAACTGCTCAAGAGCGAGTTGGCCGACATCAACAACAACGCCAGCTCCCGCTACGGCGGCGCCATCGCGGCCGCCATCTTCCTCTCCGAATTCATCGGCGACCAGCGCTGGGCCCACATCGACATCGCCGGCCCGGCGTTCCTGAAAAAAGGACCGGATTACGGTGCGCCCGGCGCCACGGGATTCGGCGTGCGCCTGCTCTGCGATCTCATCGACCACCTGTAG
- a CDS encoding trypsin-like peptidase domain-containing protein: protein MKFSQSILLTLALLIWIVPPGHAELYKYQKDGVWYFTDAPPREMVDQSEKIAGTAPDAPPPSPEGTPLLTEYPARNEIERAVAATVAVRGSLGYGSGFFISNDGYILTNKHVIRTTESQAEKEKAFFGEVDGNIEEIERRFAEQKRRLDNYAGRLENLKRLAGDEADPARKRSFENEYRHRQREYQAARDDYETRRRRYEGQKKAYESQRTAHAYGRAVGNLSQSFEIILADNTPLNVRLVATSTDHDLALLKLDGYRTPALAVAATGRLTPGRPLYAVGNPAKLKNSVTSGVFSGFENGFLKTNAQIYPGNSGGPLITEEGRVAGINTFKLLTRKFEGLGFAIPIDQAINEFGRFLR from the coding sequence ATGAAATTTTCCCAATCTATTCTTCTGACCCTGGCCTTACTGATATGGATCGTGCCCCCTGGTCATGCCGAGCTGTACAAATACCAGAAGGACGGGGTCTGGTATTTTACCGACGCGCCTCCCAGGGAAATGGTCGACCAGAGTGAAAAGATAGCCGGCACCGCGCCCGATGCGCCGCCGCCGTCGCCCGAGGGCACCCCCCTGCTCACCGAATATCCGGCCCGCAACGAGATCGAAAGGGCGGTGGCCGCTACGGTGGCGGTGCGGGGCAGCCTCGGCTATGGGAGCGGTTTTTTTATTTCCAACGACGGCTATATCCTCACCAACAAGCATGTCATTCGAACGACCGAGTCCCAGGCGGAAAAGGAAAAGGCCTTTTTCGGCGAGGTGGACGGCAATATCGAAGAGATCGAGCGAAGGTTCGCCGAACAAAAGAGGCGCCTGGACAATTACGCCGGCCGTCTGGAGAACCTGAAACGCCTGGCCGGCGATGAAGCGGACCCCGCGCGCAAGCGCTCCTTTGAAAACGAATACCGCCACCGCCAGCGGGAATACCAGGCGGCCAGGGACGATTACGAAACGCGCCGCCGCCGGTACGAGGGGCAAAAGAAAGCCTACGAATCCCAGCGCACGGCCCATGCCTACGGCCGGGCGGTGGGCAATCTCTCCCAGAGTTTCGAAATCATCCTGGCCGACAACACCCCCCTCAATGTGCGCCTGGTGGCCACCAGCACCGATCATGACCTGGCCCTGTTGAAGCTCGACGGGTACAGGACGCCGGCTCTGGCGGTGGCGGCCACCGGCCGGCTCACCCCGGGACGGCCGCTGTATGCGGTCGGCAATCCGGCCAAGCTGAAAAATTCGGTCACTTCGGGCGTGTTCTCCGGATTTGAAAACGGCTTTCTCAAGACCAATGCCCAGATCTATCCGGGCAACAGCGGCGGCCCCCTGATCACCGAGGAGGGCCGGGTGGCGGGCATCAACACCTTCAAGCTGTTGACACGCAAATTCGAAGGCCTGGGGTTTGCCATTCCCATCGACCAGGCCATCAACGAGTTCGGCCGTTTCCTGCGCTGA
- a CDS encoding rubrerythrin family protein translates to MSKTKDNLKAAFLGECEARSKYAFFAEVARKEGFLYIARIFEETAENERQHAKDHLLLLDGLGDTAANLKSAIGGEDYEVHSMYPRFAQEAEAEGETKAANAFRQVAKIEAHHRERYKKLLAMVEAGTVYKRETPIKWKCTMCGYIVEGKEPPRKCPSCEHPQKFYEPANMDF, encoded by the coding sequence ATGAGCAAAACCAAGGACAACCTGAAAGCCGCATTCCTCGGTGAATGCGAAGCCCGCAGCAAGTATGCCTTTTTTGCAGAGGTGGCACGCAAGGAGGGTTTTCTGTACATTGCCAGAATTTTCGAAGAGACTGCCGAAAATGAGCGCCAGCATGCCAAGGATCATCTGCTGCTGCTCGACGGCCTGGGCGATACGGCCGCCAATCTCAAATCGGCCATCGGCGGCGAAGATTACGAGGTCCACAGCATGTATCCGCGCTTTGCCCAGGAGGCCGAGGCGGAGGGTGAAACCAAGGCCGCCAATGCCTTCCGTCAGGTTGCCAAGATCGAAGCCCACCACCGGGAGCGTTACAAGAAGCTGCTGGCCATGGTCGAAGCGGGCACTGTATACAAGCGCGAAACGCCTATCAAATGGAAATGCACGATGTGCGGGTATATCGTCGAAGGCAAGGAACCCCCGCGCAAGTGCCCATCGTGTGAACATCCGCAAAAATTCTACGAGCCGGCCAATATGGATTTTTAG